The following are encoded in a window of Pectinophora gossypiella chromosome 8, ilPecGoss1.1, whole genome shotgun sequence genomic DNA:
- the LOC126369116 gene encoding uncharacterized protein LOC126369116 gives MPHPAERRAIELRYLVDEEQYRDNCDSEVRIFTDGSKIEGKVGAALSIWTGAAETKTRKLALPSYCTVYQAELLALCEATREALKRSETSFAIYCDSMAALLTVVNPGALHPLAVETRDAIHCCSIQNKSVSLFWIKAHAGLEGNERADSLAKEAALKSKRKPDYDMYPVSFVKRSIRMDTLDEWNRRYSTGHTASTTKLFFPSAVGAYRTIRRLGITKELTQALTGHGGFSEYLTRFKCKDNPACACDADTGETVPHILLHCPVHDRDRFNLEQLTGYKMEVGNLEHIISDKKYCEPFVNYVIKIVRIVNNRNS, from the coding sequence ATGCCGCACCCGGCGGAACGAAGAGCGATAGAGCTGCGTTACCTGGTGGACGAGGAACAATATCGGGACAACTGCGACTCCGAAGTCCGCATTTTCACGGATGGCAGCAAGATAGAGGGAAAGGTCGGAGCCGCACTATCCATATGGACTGGTGCAGCAGAGACGAAAACCCGAAAGCTTGCTTTGCCATCCTACTGCACCGTCTACCAGGCGGAGCTTCTCGCTCTCTGCGAAGCCACTCGGGAAGCCCTGAAGCGTAGTGAAACCAGTTTTGCCATTTATTGTGACTCTATGGCAGCCCTCCTCACAGTCGTGAACCCCGGAGCCCTCCACCCACTTGCCGTGGAAACAAGAGACGCCATTCACTGCTGTAGCATCCAGAACAAGAGCGTCTCCTTGTTCTGGATAAAAGCTCACGCGGGGTTGGAGGGTAACGAGAGAGCCGACTCGCTTGCAAAGGAGGCTGCCCTAAAGTCCAAACGCAAGCCGGACTACGATATGTACCCGGTATCATTCGTCAAGCGCTCTATCCGAATGGATACGCTAGACGAGTGGAACCGGAGATACAGCACGGGGCACACAGCGTCCACCACCAAGCTGTTTTTCCCGAGTGCGGTTGGAGCGTACAGGACGATACGCAGGCTGGGCATCACCAAGGAGCTGACCCAGGCTCTAACGGGGCACGGTGGGTTCTCTGAGTATTTGACCCGCTTCAAATGCAAAGACAACCCAGCGTGTGCCTGCGACGCTGACACTGGAGAAACTGTTCCCCACATATTGTTGCACTGTCCTGTTCACGACCGAGACCGTTTTAATCTGGAACAGCTTACAGGTTATAAAATGGAAGTAGGcaatttagaacacataattAGTGACAAGAAATACTGTGAACCATTTGTCAACtatgtaataaaaattgttagAATAGTAAACAATAGAAATAGTTAA